One window from the genome of Polynucleobacter sp. MWH-Svant-W18 encodes:
- a CDS encoding argininosuccinate synthase, with the protein MSDIKKAVLAYSGGLDTSVILKWLQDTYGCEIVTFTADLGQGEELEPARAKALQFGIKPENIFIDDLREEFVRDFVFPMFRANTIYEGEYLLGTSIARPLIAKRQIEIARLTGADAVSHGATGKGNDQVRFELGYYALEPGIKVIAPWREWDLLSREKLMAYAEKHGIPVEMKHKQGGSPYSMDANLLHISYEGRHLENPNAEAEESMWRWTVSPEKAPDAPEIIEIEFKAGDPVAINGKAYKPHELLAELNRVGGKHGIGRLDLVENRFVGMKSRGCYETPGGTILLKAHRGIESITLDREVAHLKDDLMPRYASLIYNGLWWSPERIALQTLIDHTQQMVNGLVRLKLYKGSVSVISRDSENTLFDQNIATFDDDGGAYNQADAGGFIKLNALRMRIAEIAKRKRAKK; encoded by the coding sequence ATGTCCGATATTAAAAAAGCAGTGCTAGCGTATTCCGGTGGCCTTGACACTAGCGTAATCTTGAAATGGCTTCAAGATACTTATGGCTGTGAAATCGTGACCTTTACAGCGGATCTTGGTCAGGGCGAAGAACTTGAGCCAGCGCGCGCAAAGGCATTGCAATTCGGTATCAAACCGGAAAATATTTTTATCGATGATTTGCGTGAAGAGTTTGTGCGTGACTTTGTTTTCCCAATGTTTCGTGCCAACACGATTTATGAGGGTGAGTATTTATTGGGCACCTCGATTGCACGCCCACTAATCGCTAAGCGTCAAATTGAAATCGCCCGTCTGACCGGTGCTGACGCCGTTTCGCATGGTGCTACTGGCAAAGGTAATGATCAAGTCCGCTTTGAGCTGGGCTACTATGCCCTTGAGCCAGGAATCAAAGTGATTGCTCCATGGCGCGAATGGGATCTTCTCTCACGTGAGAAATTGATGGCCTATGCAGAAAAGCACGGCATTCCGGTTGAGATGAAGCACAAACAAGGCGGCTCACCATATTCTATGGATGCCAATCTCTTGCATATCAGCTATGAAGGGCGCCACCTTGAGAATCCAAATGCAGAAGCAGAAGAATCCATGTGGCGTTGGACGGTCTCTCCAGAGAAGGCTCCTGACGCTCCAGAGATCATTGAAATCGAATTTAAAGCTGGCGATCCAGTAGCCATTAACGGCAAGGCTTATAAGCCCCATGAGTTATTGGCTGAACTCAATCGCGTTGGCGGCAAGCATGGTATTGGCCGCCTTGACTTGGTAGAAAACCGTTTTGTTGGGATGAAGAGCCGTGGTTGCTATGAGACTCCCGGTGGCACCATTCTTTTGAAGGCTCACCGTGGCATTGAGAGTATTACTCTCGATCGTGAAGTCGCCCACCTCAAGGATGACCTGATGCCGCGTTATGCAAGTCTCATTTACAACGGACTTTGGTGGTCTCCAGAGCGCATTGCTTTGCAAACCTTGATTGATCATACGCAGCAGATGGTTAACGGTCTTGTGCGTCTCAAGCTTTACAAAGGTTCTGTATCTGTGATTTCACGCGATTCAGAAAATACTTTGTTTGATCAGAACATCGCTACATTTGATGATGATGGTGGTGCATACAATCAAGCGGATGCCGGCGGGTTTATCAAGCTCAACGCCCTAAGAATGCGGATTGCTGAAATAGCAAAGCGCAAGCGCGCTAAGAAATAA
- the argF gene encoding ornithine carbamoyltransferase — protein MTSLAKPQVPGQVKHYLQFADLTREEYEYLLKRAAWLKAKFKSYETWHPLHDRTLAMIFEKHSTRTRLSFEAGIHQLGGHAVYLNTRDTQLGRGEPVEDAAQVISRMTDIIMIRTFGQEIIERFAANSRVPVINGLTNEFHPCQVLADIFTFVEARGPIQGKIVAWVGDANNMAYTWIQAAICLDFQIRFSAPEGYQLDASRLTAAAAKHLTICSDPKDACKDADLVTTDVWTSMGYESENSSRMNAFKAWMVDEELMSLAKPNALFMHCLPAHRGEEVSAGVIDGPQSIVWEEAENRLHVQKALMEYLLCGRLD, from the coding sequence ATGACATCTCTGGCAAAGCCTCAAGTGCCGGGTCAGGTCAAGCACTATCTGCAGTTTGCCGACCTTACTCGCGAAGAATATGAATATCTGCTTAAAAGAGCCGCGTGGTTAAAGGCCAAATTTAAGAGCTATGAGACTTGGCACCCACTACATGACCGTACTTTGGCGATGATTTTTGAAAAGCATTCCACACGTACCCGTCTGTCCTTCGAGGCGGGCATCCATCAGCTTGGTGGACATGCCGTGTACCTGAACACCCGCGATACCCAATTGGGCCGTGGTGAGCCTGTAGAGGACGCTGCACAGGTTATTTCACGGATGACTGACATCATCATGATTCGCACCTTTGGTCAGGAGATCATCGAACGCTTTGCTGCGAACTCACGTGTACCGGTAATTAATGGCCTTACGAATGAATTTCATCCTTGCCAAGTCTTGGCAGATATCTTCACTTTTGTAGAGGCTCGCGGCCCAATTCAGGGCAAGATAGTGGCGTGGGTTGGGGATGCTAATAACATGGCCTACACCTGGATACAGGCGGCTATCTGTTTAGATTTTCAAATCCGCTTCTCTGCACCCGAGGGTTATCAGTTAGACGCCTCCCGCCTAACGGCCGCTGCTGCAAAACACTTAACGATTTGTTCTGATCCTAAAGATGCTTGTAAAGACGCAGATTTAGTCACGACTGATGTGTGGACAAGCATGGGTTACGAGTCTGAAAACAGTTCGCGTATGAATGCCTTCAAAGCTTGGATGGTTGATGAGGAGTTGATGTCTTTAGCCAAACCTAATGCTTTATTCATGCACTGCTTACCAGCGCATCGCGGCGAAGAAGTATCTGCTGGAGTGATTGATGGTCCGCAAAGCATTGTCTGGGAAGAAGCAGAAAATCGTTTGCATGTGCAAAAGGCTTTAATGGAGTATTTGCTCTGTGGTCGCTTAGACTAA
- a CDS encoding alpha/beta hydrolase yields MKITHIVAALWILLSSVAHSQVFDVPYKDDAPTRTLLTPVKNAKAVVLLFPGGGGVLNLQDDGSTTNGHTFVRSKDLWAQYGIDSVLVDTPYDLGAGMRNSRSIRDHQQRILNVVNYYKEKLNLPVWIFGHSMGTVSVTEFVNGGKEKEKLISGVIVAGTYRSATVDSDITVPVLAIHHVDDGCASTPFASSERIIENRPKKLSSQFIQIDGGISEGDVCGSRAYHGFNQKEPEFIKAAAQFILRN; encoded by the coding sequence ATGAAGATTACTCACATTGTTGCTGCTCTATGGATACTTTTATCGTCTGTCGCGCATTCACAGGTATTTGATGTTCCTTATAAGGATGATGCTCCGACTAGAACTTTGCTGACCCCAGTTAAAAATGCCAAGGCAGTTGTCTTGTTGTTTCCTGGTGGAGGCGGCGTCTTAAATCTACAGGATGATGGCTCAACGACAAATGGTCATACTTTTGTTAGGTCTAAAGATCTCTGGGCTCAATACGGAATTGACTCTGTATTAGTAGATACGCCCTATGATCTTGGTGCGGGTATGCGAAATTCAAGATCCATTCGAGACCATCAGCAAAGAATTTTGAATGTAGTGAACTACTACAAAGAAAAACTCAATCTACCCGTTTGGATATTTGGCCACAGCATGGGCACTGTTAGCGTTACTGAATTTGTAAATGGTGGAAAAGAAAAAGAAAAGTTGATTTCCGGGGTAATTGTTGCTGGCACATATAGATCTGCAACAGTAGATTCGGATATCACGGTGCCAGTTCTAGCAATTCATCACGTAGATGATGGTTGCGCATCCACACCATTTGCCTCTTCTGAGCGAATTATTGAAAACCGTCCAAAAAAATTAAGCTCACAATTTATTCAGATTGATGGCGGAATTAGTGAAGGTGATGTTTGTGGATCAAGGGCATACCACGGCTTCAATCAAAAAGAGCCGGAGTTCATTAAAGCCGCTGCCCAGTTCATATTGAGGAACTAG
- a CDS encoding pyrimidine/purine nucleoside phosphorylase, whose translation MQFDQVSVGKKANVFFDGKCVSHTVTLPNGVRKSVGVVLPSTLRFDLSTKEVMEVVDGNAFVSINGAPEQEFKAGQSWEVEKGGYFIIRAEQPVHYVCHFE comes from the coding sequence ATGCAATTTGATCAAGTTTCAGTAGGCAAAAAAGCCAATGTATTTTTTGATGGCAAGTGTGTTTCACACACGGTTACCTTGCCAAATGGTGTTCGTAAATCTGTTGGTGTCGTATTACCGAGCACTCTGCGTTTTGATCTCAGCACTAAAGAGGTTATGGAAGTAGTTGATGGCAATGCATTTGTCAGCATTAATGGTGCACCAGAACAAGAATTTAAAGCGGGGCAGAGCTGGGAGGTAGAAAAGGGCGGTTACTTCATCATTAGGGCTGAGCAGCCAGTGCACTATGTTTGCCACTTTGAGTAA
- a CDS encoding DUF3579 domain-containing protein, whose amino-acid sequence MNHKKLFIQGITTSGKPFRPSDWAERLCGVMATFRPPGDSGDPRFTYSPYVIPVVIATVKCVVVDTRLGELDPRALDFVCNFAKDNDLPIEEACEFEPKPQAQS is encoded by the coding sequence TTGAACCACAAAAAGCTTTTCATTCAAGGCATTACAACTTCTGGCAAACCATTTCGACCCAGTGATTGGGCGGAGCGTCTATGCGGAGTGATGGCTACTTTTCGCCCACCCGGAGATTCTGGAGATCCCCGCTTCACCTACTCACCCTACGTGATACCCGTCGTGATTGCTACAGTGAAATGCGTTGTTGTTGATACCAGACTAGGTGAACTTGATCCTAGAGCGCTCGACTTTGTATGCAACTTTGCCAAAGACAACGATCTACCAATCGAAGAAGCTTGTGAGTTTGAACCCAAACCCCAAGCCCAGTCCTAA
- the rpsT gene encoding 30S ribosomal protein S20 has translation MANTAQARKRARQAVKQNEHNSSLRSKLRTSIKAVRKAIETGDKDAAAKVFAATQSTIDKIADKKIAHKNTAARQKSRLSAAIKAMAA, from the coding sequence ATGGCCAATACAGCACAAGCGCGTAAGCGCGCACGCCAGGCAGTAAAACAGAACGAGCACAACTCCAGTTTGCGTTCAAAGCTTCGCACTTCCATTAAGGCAGTTCGTAAAGCGATCGAAACTGGTGACAAAGATGCTGCTGCAAAAGTATTCGCAGCAACTCAGTCAACAATCGACAAGATTGCTGATAAAAAGATTGCTCATAAAAATACTGCGGCACGTCAGAAGTCACGTTTGTCTGCAGCTATCAAGGCGATGGCAGCGTAA